TTGCGTGAGGTTCTGACGATACGTGATGAAACCTTACTGCTGAATTGACTGGCGGTACAAAAAATGGTCAAATCCGGGCAAACTCTCACGGGTTCAAATCACGTTAAACTTGAAACAAAAAGGCCAAAACAGTGATTTTGGTCCCCAGTATTCAGGTTTCAGTACCGATGCAGCTTTGGTCAGCCAGACAAATAGTAGCAAGCGATCTCCGTATCACTGTGGCACACCACCCTCTGCAAATTCAGAATGGCTCGGAGATAAACGGATCCGAGGTCCAATGCGCGAGTGCTGCACAATAACGAGGCAATAAATACcgatcgcctctccctcgcccacattTACCTTCCGTCGCCGTGACTTCCACCGCCGCACCATCCCGGCGGTCCACGGATCTCCTCCGAACACCTTAACCCACCGCCATTAATCACCATGTCCAGCATCTCCGGCGCACGCATCACGGTCACGGCATAGCCTACGCCCGCCTACCATGgacgcctcgtcgtcgtccacccccgcggcgccgccgccgacgcacTCCGTGCTCGACACCATCCAGAACAAGCTGAGCCCGGGCGTGCTCCTCATCGTGGCCATCCTGGCCATGGTGTTCTTCATCTTCGGCCTGCTCAACCTGCTGGTGCAGAACATCCTGCGGCTGCGCCGCGCGCGGCGGCACCGCCTGCGCGTCGCCGCGGGCGACGTCGACGGCAGCAGCCCCACGGCGCTCCAGGGCCAGCTGCAGCAGCTGTTCCACCTCCACGACGCCGGCGTCGACCAGGCcttcatcgacgcgctccccgtcttcGTCTACCGCGCCATCCTCGGCGCCCGCAAGGGCGGCGGCGACCCCTTCGACTGCGCCGTGTGCCTGTGCGAGTTCGCCATGGACGACGCGCTCCGCCTGCTGCCCACCTGCGGCCACGCCTTCCACGTCCCCTGCATCGACGCCTGGCTGCTCTCGCACTCCACTTGCCCGCTCTGCCGCGGCAGCGTCCTCGCCGCCGACCTCTCGCCCGCGTCCAGCCCGGTGGTGCTCGTCCTCGAGTCCGACGGCCGCGCCGACACGGCCGCGGAGGCGCTGGGCGGAAGGGACGGCAATGAGAATGAGGCCTACCCGAAGGCAGAGGAGGTCGTCGAGGTGAGGCTTGGCAAGCTCCGGTGCATGGACGGCAATGGCGGTTCAGGGCATCTCGCCGCCGATCAAGCCGCTAGCAGAGACGACCTTGGACGGAGGAGGTGCCTGTCCATGGGATCCTACGAGTACGTCATGGACGACCACGCCGCGCTCCGCGTCGCCATCAAGACGCCGGCCAAGAAGCGCCCGAGGTCGCGGCGCCGGCACGCGCTCTCGGAGTGCGACTTCGGGAGCGACGTCGCCAAGGGAGGAGCGTGGGAGGCGGCCGTGAAAGAGGCCGCGGCGCCGGAGCCCGCCGGAGCGCGCCGCGGCGACGACGCGAGGCTGAGCAACAAGGACAGCTTCTCCGTGTCCAAGATCTGGATGGTGCGCGGCGCCAAGAAGGAGGACGGCCGGGCACTGGCCGGCGCGAGGCGGTCCGTGTCGTTCCGGTGGCCGGCGATGGCCGAGGCGAGCAGGAACGACGGCGCCGACGACCGGGAGCGCCGGGACGTGGAGTCGCAGTCGGGAAGCTTCGGCAGCAGCGGCGCCCCGTCCCTTGCGGAGGAGAGGCTGCCGCTCGCGCGGACGAGGACGGCGCCGCTCTGGGCCGCCGGCGGGTGGCAGGCGAACAGCAGCAGCGCCGGGAGCCATTCCTGAGCcgcatttgatttttgcacatcttcttcttcttcttcttcttgaaatTCAGATTGCACTTTTGAAGTTTGAACACAGGAGATCAGTTCGTTTTTCTTCGCGTCGTTCTTCAGTTCTTTTGAATTGTTCAGATTGATTGTAGTTACAGGAATTGCGGCGTTTGACGGACGAATTGGCGCACAGATAGCAGGGTAAAAACACACCTGCATGATTGTGACTTGCATTGTGAGAGAGGTTCAAAAAGTTTTGTGGAACATTCATACATAATCTATAGTGATCTGTGATCTGCATAACTCGCTAACAAGTACTATACTCTACAATAGAATAGTCCCAATAGAAATGGGGCAACTTAGAAGCTACTCATGCGAAAAAGAAGCATGGTTGTACTTTCTGAAGATACATTTTTCCAGTTCAGATTTGTCAGGTAAACTGCTGTGGTTACCATTGTTTTTGAGATTTGCCATGTCCCTACAGATTAAGAAACTGATCGTTGTGTCTCCGCTGTCATAATTAGCATTCAATGGTGTCCTTGGTGGCGCGTTTGACTTGGAGAAAATCAGGTGCCTGGTGGTGCATGTGCCGATGTGCGCCTGCATGTGGGGAGAAGGTGAGAGGAAGCTGGAATGGACGTTTCGAATTCTTTTCTTAATCCTCATGGTCGGTTGGCCTTGGTTTTGTGGAGGTGATGGTGAGCTGTTCTTCCAACGGatcaaggtggtggtggtggactctGCGTGCTGGCACAGTGCTCCGTATCACGTTGCATTTACAGGCTGTTGCTGCAGCAGTAGTTGGGCTCTCGCAGTTCCACTTCTTCTTCCACTGGATGCTGTTTGCGACAGTACACGGTGAGACCGTCTAACCAAATATTACAGTCTCAACGATCATGCAGTGTGGTGTATAGTACCATCTAACCTTTCAAAACAGTCTAAGAGAAACTCCAACAGCTCCCTTGAAAAACTTCCCGTAAAACTGATTTTATGTAATTTTACGGAATGACCGTAAAATTTAGAGAAAGTTGTCGAAAGCTACTTTTATCAATTCCAGTAAACTTATTCTTCTATTTTGTTAACTAAACAAAAAATAGATGATGGCTTAGGACCCGCCAGTCAGTAGCACGTGTGACGGCCGCCGGTGAGGGGTGGCAGCGCGAGCGCGGGACAGCCGCCAGTGAGGGGCGGTGCGGGCGGCGGCAGGTGGCGCCGCGGCAGTTTAGTTTACAACACCTCCTAAAGTTGCAACCAGTTTCTAGCACGTCAAAATTATACGGGTACAAAAGCATTCTTCAAAATCCATGCCGCGCACCGGCGCCAAAAGAACGTCATCCACTCCCTTCGGGTTAACGACACAACGGTACATGACGAGCAGGGCATGGCCGAGGCCGCTTTCGACCACTTCTCCTCGCTCTTCGGTTCCTCCCTGTCACGCGAATTCGCCCTTGATCTTGATCAGTTCGACGAGAGATCTTTTGACCTCACTGACCTCGAGCTTCCTTTTTCCGAGAAGGAGATCCTACGAGCTGCCCGCGCGCTTCCCCGCGGCAAGGCTCCGGGACCTGACGGCTTCACATCTGAATTTCTTGTGGCGTGTTGGGACATCGTCAAGGCCAACATTTGCGCAGTTTTTGACAAGTTCCACTCCATGAACGGGCGTAGCATGCAGCGCCTCAACGAAGCTCTAATCACCCTCCTGCCCAAAAGGCAGGACGCCTCCGCCCTCTCGGATTACCGCCCCATCAGCCTGCTCCACCTTGTGGCCAAGCTCATCGCAAAGGTCCTCTCCCTCTGGCTCACCCCACGGCTGGGACAGCTCGTGTCCGCGAACCAGAGCGCTTTCATTGCAGGCCGCTGCGTGCACGACAACTTCATGTTGGTCCAACAGACCGCCCGCCAGCTTCACAATCTTCGGCTCCCCCGTgtcctcctcaagctcgacatcGCACGCGCGTTCGACACGCTCTCTTGGCCCTTCCTCATCGACGTCCTCCGGCATCTTGGCTTCGGACGCCGCTGGATCGAATGGATCGCCATTCTCCTCTCCACCGCCAGCACGCGGATCCTCATCAACGGATCCCCCGGCCCCCCGATCGCCCTCGCATGCGGCCTGCGTCAGGGTGATCCGATATCtcccatgatcttcatgatggccATCGATGTCCTCAACTCCCTGTTGCTGCACGCCCACCAGCGCGGCCTGCTCTAGCGCCTCACAGCCCGCCATGCCGCCTCGAGCATATCCCTATTCGCCGACGACATGGTCATATTCTGCCACCGTTCCAGCCACGACCTGCGAGTCATCCGCGAGCTGCTGCGCGTCTTTGGTGTGGCTTCCGGGCTCCGCACCAACTTCGCAAAATGCTCGGCTACGCCCATCTGCTGTGGTGAGTCGGAACTCGCGTGAATCAACACTGAGCTCGCCTGTGCTGTCCTCGACTTTCCTATCACCTACTTGGGAATCCCATTGTCGGTTCGGAAACCCTCGGCTTCCTCCCTGCAACCTATCGTCGAGAGGCTCGCGAGGAAGCTGTCCACCTGGCGCGCTGCCCTTCTCTCCCGCGGCGAGCGCCTCGCTCTAGTTCGTCATGTCCTCTGCGCGATCCCTTCTCACATTATGGTGGCTATCGCCATCTGCCCGCCGATTCTCAAGCAGATCAACCGCACCATCCGCGAGTTCCTGTGGTACGGAAGAAAGGAAACCCGCCACGGCCATGGTCCCGTCAACTGGCAACGTGTTTGCCGGCCTCTCGAGCTCGGTGGACTTGGCATCCAAGACCTCCACCGCCAGGGCATTGCCCTGCGAGTCCGATGGCTCTGGTTACAGCGCACGGATCCCTTCAAGCCTTGGGCGCATCTCCACCTCCCGAGTGACCACGATGTCTCTGCCATCTTCAGGGCCTCCACATCATGGGTCGTCGGCGACGGCCAATCATGCCTTTTCTGGACCGACCACTGGCTCAACGGTCACACCATCTCGAATCTTGCTTCGTCCCTGCTCCCCCTGGTTCCACGGCGCCTGCGGAAGCGCATTGTTGCCGAAGCCCTTCAGGACCGTCGCTAGACCGCTGATCTACGCGGCGCCCTCAACCCCACCGCCGTGACTGATTACGTCCACCTCTGGAGATTGCTCCGGTACaccaccctctccaccagccaggACCGCCTCCTCTGGCGATGGACTGCCaatgccaagtactcgtccaaatCCTGCTATCGAGCACTCTACTCCGGATCCACTTATGCGCCATTCTGGCGCCTCACCTGGAGATGTTGGGCTCCCCTCCACGTCAAGATGTTCACTTGGCTCGCGGACCTCGACCGTTGTTGGACGTTTGCTAGACTTGCACGACATGGCCTGCCGCACAATGATCGATGTGCCCTGTGCGACCAGGCCGAGGAGACCATGCAGCACATCATCATCGGCTGCCCTTTCTCCCGTCAAATTTGGCATGACGTTCTTGCTTGGGCCCGTGCTACTTCTCCCCCCTTCTGGCAACGAAGCCTTCCTTCCCTGGTGCTCGGCCACAATCAGGAGATCCCCTTCCGGACACCGCAAGGGCCTTACCACGCTGGTGGTGCTCACGGCATGGTCTATTTGGCGTTACCGCAACAGCTGCGTCTTCGACGGTGAGAACCCCTCCCCCTCGCGACTCTTCTCATCGATCCAGGAAGAGGCCCGCGCGTGGGCTCGGGCAGGAGCGCGTGGTCTTGGCGCTTTGATAGCATAGGCCCTCTTTGTATCGGGCCGAGCACCCCGTCACTATTGCTCTGCGGCTCCATGCCTTGCCTCTAGCGTACAAGTCTTGAGCTGCAACCCTCCCCCACCTCTCCTATACTCTCCttcctatcaatgaaatgatacgcacttttgcgtattcgcgaaaaaaaattATACGGGAAGATCATCTTATCGTAAACCAAACATGAGGGAAGAAAG
This portion of the Triticum dicoccoides isolate Atlit2015 ecotype Zavitan chromosome 7A, WEW_v2.0, whole genome shotgun sequence genome encodes:
- the LOC119328034 gene encoding RING-H2 finger protein ATL13-like, with protein sequence MDASSSSTPAAPPPTHSVLDTIQNKLSPGVLLIVAILAMVFFIFGLLNLLVQNILRLRRARRHRLRVAAGDVDGSSPTALQGQLQQLFHLHDAGVDQAFIDALPVFVYRAILGARKGGGDPFDCAVCLCEFAMDDALRLLPTCGHAFHVPCIDAWLLSHSTCPLCRGSVLAADLSPASSPVVLVLESDGRADTAAEALGGRDGNENEAYPKAEEVVEVRLGKLRCMDGNGGSGHLAADQAASRDDLGRRRCLSMGSYEYVMDDHAALRVAIKTPAKKRPRSRRRHALSECDFGSDVAKGGAWEAAVKEAAAPEPAGARRGDDARLSNKDSFSVSKIWMVRGAKKEDGRALAGARRSVSFRWPAMAEASRNDGADDRERRDVESQSGSFGSSGAPSLAEERLPLARTRTAPLWAAGGWQANSSSAGSHS